From Methanobrevibacter sp., a single genomic window includes:
- a CDS encoding TIGR04165 family Cys-rich peptide produces the protein MKLEELLAPCPKCGSKDKIAHRKMLDNHRAHAEMNTVKCEECGYIFFVNDNIDEDEKKKLLNELNKIYG, from the coding sequence ATGAAACTTGAAGAACTTTTAGCTCCATGTCCGAAATGCGGTTCAAAAGATAAAATAGCTCACAGGAAAATGCTAGACAATCATAGGGCTCATGCAGAAATGAACACTGTGAAATGCGAGGAATGCGGTTATATCTTCTTTGTAAACGACAATATTGATGAAGATGAGAAGAAAAAATTGTTAAATGAATTAAATAAGATTTATGGTTAA
- a CDS encoding aldo/keto reductase produces MVNKTGDEISALGFGAMRLPQKNGKIDRKNAKKLIFHAIENGVNFIDTAYLYGDSETFLGEILTDELKSKVKICTKLPAINVRKYEDMEKILDEQLKRLNIGCVDYYLIHAVDLKNMNRLLKRDLIKFIEKAKSDGKIRHIGFSYHGPKEEFSSIVDCYDWEMVMVQYNYFDENVQASVEGIEYAASKGLGILVMEPLKGGILAGNMPKEAEDVFRKANPNKSNAEWALEWVLNNRNVSCVLSGMNSLEQIDENLAIADRTSPMSMTFEDLQTVELVKRVIRNSLKINCSTCGYCMPCPQGVNIPECMKIYNEKFLFNKKGIVSQSLMDYYQYVGGIMGSVGNAGKCNGCGKCLRKCPQKLNIVEELEKVKKEFEFPGFKYTLSFAKHIGFPIYKFIIRLLN; encoded by the coding sequence TTGGTTAATAAAACGGGAGATGAGATTTCAGCTCTCGGATTTGGCGCTATGAGATTGCCTCAAAAAAACGGCAAGATTGATAGAAAAAATGCCAAAAAACTCATTTTCCATGCAATTGAAAACGGGGTCAATTTTATTGACACTGCATATTTGTATGGTGATAGTGAAACATTTTTAGGTGAGATTCTAACTGATGAGTTGAAATCCAAGGTAAAGATTTGCACTAAACTGCCTGCAATCAATGTTAGAAAATATGAGGACATGGAAAAAATCTTGGATGAGCAATTAAAAAGGCTTAATATTGGCTGTGTCGATTATTATCTAATCCATGCAGTGGATTTAAAAAATATGAATCGTTTGCTAAAGCGCGATTTGATTAAATTTATAGAAAAGGCAAAATCAGACGGAAAAATCAGACACATCGGATTTTCCTATCACGGTCCTAAGGAAGAATTTTCCTCTATTGTGGATTGCTATGACTGGGAGATGGTAATGGTTCAGTATAATTACTTTGATGAAAATGTTCAGGCAAGCGTTGAGGGAATAGAATATGCCGCATCAAAAGGTCTGGGTATTCTTGTTATGGAACCGTTAAAGGGCGGAATTCTTGCAGGAAACATGCCTAAAGAAGCTGAAGATGTTTTCAGAAAAGCCAATCCAAATAAAAGCAATGCGGAATGGGCATTGGAATGGGTTTTAAATAACCGCAATGTTTCCTGCGTATTGTCCGGTATGAACAGCTTAGAACAGATTGATGAAAATTTGGCTATTGCTGATAGAACTTCTCCAATGTCAATGACTTTTGAGGATTTGCAAACTGTTGAGCTTGTTAAAAGGGTAATCAGAAATTCTCTAAAGATTAACTGCTCCACCTGCGGCTACTGCATGCCATGTCCTCAGGGAGTGAATATTCCAGAATGCATGAAAATATACAATGAGAAATTTTTATTCAACAAAAAAGGCATTGTAAGCCAGTCTCTTATGGATTATTATCAGTATGTTGGGGGAATAATGGGCAGTGTAGGTAATGCTGGTAAATGTAACGGATGCGGTAAATGCTTAAGGAAATGCCCTCAAAAATTAAACATTGTTGAGGAATTGGAAAAGGTTAAAAAAGAATTTGAATTTCCTGGCTTTAAATACACATTATCATTTGCAAAACACATCGGCTTTCCGATTTACAAATTCATAATAAGGCTTTTAAACTAA
- the galU gene encoding UTP--glucose-1-phosphate uridylyltransferase GalU, translating into MKAVIPAAGFGTRFLPATKAQPKEMLPVFDKPTIQYVIEEAVASGIDDILIVTGRNKRSIEDHFDKSFELEQTLQSAGKDDRLKQVRAITDLADICYVRQKEQKGLGDAIYCAKKHVGDEAFAVMLGDSITKGPTPCTKQLIDVYEKYGASAISLEEVPQEKVERYGIIKGREVEKNIYKIDQLVEKPLMHQAPSNLAIMGRYVLTSDIFDKIDETEPGVGGEIQLTDALQKLDAIYGVTFEGKTYDIGNRLEWLKTSIEFAMDNPESKNDLIGYMKEIISGV; encoded by the coding sequence ATGAAAGCTGTAATTCCGGCAGCAGGTTTTGGAACTAGATTTTTGCCTGCTACTAAAGCACAACCTAAAGAAATGCTTCCTGTTTTTGACAAACCAACAATCCAATACGTTATTGAAGAGGCTGTAGCTTCAGGTATTGACGATATTTTGATTGTTACCGGTAGAAATAAAAGGTCTATTGAAGACCATTTTGACAAATCCTTTGAACTTGAACAAACTTTACAAAGCGCCGGCAAGGACGACAGATTAAAACAGGTTCGTGCCATTACAGATTTGGCGGATATTTGTTATGTAAGGCAAAAAGAACAAAAAGGTTTAGGTGATGCAATTTACTGTGCTAAAAAGCATGTAGGTGATGAAGCATTTGCAGTAATGCTTGGAGATTCCATTACAAAAGGTCCAACTCCATGCACCAAACAATTAATCGATGTTTATGAAAAGTATGGTGCTTCTGCAATCTCTCTTGAAGAGGTTCCGCAAGAAAAGGTGGAAAGGTACGGTATTATCAAAGGTAGGGAAGTTGAAAAGAACATTTATAAAATCGACCAGCTTGTCGAAAAACCACTGATGCATCAGGCACCTTCCAATTTGGCTATTATGGGCCGTTACGTACTGACATCTGATATTTTTGATAAAATTGATGAAACAGAACCTGGTGTCGGTGGAGAAATACAATTAACCGATGCACTTCAAAAATTAGATGCAATTTACGGAGTTACCTTTGAAGGAAAAACCTATGATATCGGGAACCGTTTGGAATGGTTAAAAACTTCAATTGAATTTGCTATGGATAATCCGGAATCCAAAAATGATTTAATCGGATATATGAAAGAAATTATCAGTGGAGTTTAA
- a CDS encoding DUF371 domain-containing protein codes for MIFKLQTKGHKNITSLHKSTFEITKDAEIGPTADCIIGTGMDKSMFDFPQEFKDKIADSNTKITVILDTENGHDEIEGSGHEDLTLTHPTDIVSRTSDYTCSRTLMIRANKAARDLDLNLIEDLKNEKVMDVIIKLE; via the coding sequence ATGATTTTTAAGCTTCAAACAAAAGGTCACAAAAATATCACCTCACTTCATAAATCCACTTTTGAAATAACAAAGGATGCAGAGATTGGTCCGACTGCTGATTGTATTATTGGAACAGGTATGGACAAATCAATGTTTGACTTTCCTCAGGAATTTAAGGACAAAATTGCCGATTCCAATACAAAAATAACCGTCATTTTAGATACGGAAAACGGCCATGATGAAATTGAAGGATCAGGCCATGAGGATTTAACATTGACCCATCCAACAGACATCGTATCAAGAACTAGTGATTATACCTGTTCACGCACCTTGATGATTAGGGCAAATAAAGCTGCAAGAGACCTTGATTTGAATCTTATTGAAGATTTAAAAAACGAAAAAGTGATGGATGTTATTATAAAATTAGAATAA
- a CDS encoding DUF123 domain-containing protein: MKGCYCLIINVNCKKTIKIGKRLKIPFKKGYYVYVGSAMNSLDARLKRHLSDEKKLHWHIDYLLKEAEVTDAIYNESGRKIECALSQSIAMRSYGIKGFGCSDCKCESHLYYFKNRKEAIESVLDAYDSIAAKCSFYKIK; encoded by the coding sequence ATGAAGGGATGTTACTGTTTAATAATTAATGTTAATTGTAAAAAAACAATTAAAATCGGCAAACGCTTAAAAATCCCATTTAAGAAAGGTTACTATGTTTATGTAGGCTCGGCCATGAATTCTCTTGATGCAAGGCTTAAAAGACATTTAAGTGATGAAAAAAAGCTTCACTGGCACATAGACTATTTACTGAAAGAGGCAGAAGTTACAGATGCAATCTATAACGAATCCGGCAGAAAAATAGAATGTGCACTATCACAGTCAATAGCCATGAGGAGTTATGGAATTAAAGGCTTCGGCTGTTCTGACTGCAAATGCGAAAGTCACTTATACTATTTTAAAAATAGAAAGGAAGCTATTGAAAGCGTTTTAGATGCATACGATTCAATAGCTGCGAAATGCAGTTTTTATAAAATCAAATAA
- a CDS encoding DUF5814 domain-containing protein, whose amino-acid sequence MLVLKKIKKQWRLYPIGSPKGALNRKRKPEFVGNMKFAHEGDSLSISRFVADYNFNDNSTLNEKLMPPGEVIRLLRSQAVFLATPDENVENFLKSLNIKVRKTQVCEFCAYEGNITIVDSSYSYKHNNQLICRDCAYDTIKHEIKLQGFDKKIFRNLKSILEKTGSLEKTLAVLDPHFDPLKNTKLTLFDKTKKSKHIIPPVDMKRLKIPANFKNILLESGNTKLLPVQYLAIKDGLLKGEDLLVVSATGSGKTLVGELAGITKALKGEKFVFLTPLVALANQKYRDFKKKYSKLGLNVTIKVGRNRVKAKGELNFPDFDVSSADIVVATYEGIDYLIRSGNSKALSDLGVVLIDEIHMIDDEDRGTRLNGLIKRLKNLYPKTQIIGLSATVKNPEFLASEFNMKLVQYSQRPVPLQRHLVYTRNESQKRHLMKNLVLKEFNTKSKKGFRGQTIIFTNSRRKTHQIANFLNNKRINAHAYHAGLSYYKKEKIEKDFDKGKISCVVTTAALAAGVDFPASQVIFDSLVMGNKWINPNEFSQMLGRAGRPSYHDRGIVYLLPEVGNEFAGESEESKALDLLESNSEDVFIEYDEESAYEQILADISSNSIKSKKQLNDFYRDIDVPISLKIATDEMEDLGLIRYAADNRLEATKYGRATSVSFLSVDEAEFIKNTLNDREYLKRYVGHSPMYKKKEKYDKLKVLILAMAMDLEMFENAYLSSVIHNQIANALKIKFSTRLFAESTLDIISSGEAIEKVDKKFQDALIALQSDFMQCRCQDRPFCSCMQRGISEVIIHERLKGKDPQDISTKLFRKYQIQVYPGDIFSWLDNFIKNLDAIRRISKAFNKNSIVKKTSSLIKKIENG is encoded by the coding sequence ATGCTAGTTTTAAAAAAGATTAAAAAACAGTGGAGATTATATCCGATAGGCTCACCGAAAGGCGCCCTTAACCGTAAAAGAAAACCTGAATTTGTTGGAAATATGAAATTTGCACATGAAGGCGATTCGCTGTCGATTTCAAGGTTTGTTGCAGATTATAATTTCAATGATAACTCTACATTAAATGAAAAACTAATGCCTCCAGGTGAAGTAATCAGGCTTTTGCGCTCACAGGCCGTTTTTCTTGCAACTCCTGATGAAAATGTGGAAAATTTCTTGAAATCACTTAATATCAAAGTTAGAAAAACTCAAGTTTGTGAGTTTTGCGCATATGAGGGAAATATCACCATTGTGGATTCATCTTACTCTTATAAACACAATAACCAGTTAATCTGCAGGGACTGTGCATATGATACAATAAAACATGAAATAAAACTTCAGGGATTTGACAAAAAGATTTTCAGAAATTTAAAATCAATCCTGGAAAAAACAGGAAGCTTAGAAAAAACACTGGCTGTTCTTGATCCTCATTTTGATCCTTTAAAAAACACGAAATTAACCTTATTTGACAAAACTAAAAAATCCAAACATATCATACCTCCCGTTGACATGAAAAGGCTTAAGATTCCGGCCAACTTTAAAAATATTCTCCTTGAGTCAGGAAACACAAAATTATTGCCTGTTCAGTATTTGGCCATTAAAGATGGTCTTCTGAAGGGTGAAGACCTGCTGGTCGTAAGTGCAACTGGTTCAGGAAAAACTCTGGTTGGTGAGCTTGCAGGTATTACAAAAGCCCTAAAAGGTGAAAAATTCGTTTTTTTAACTCCTTTAGTTGCACTTGCCAACCAGAAATACAGAGATTTTAAAAAGAAATACTCGAAATTAGGTTTAAATGTCACTATTAAAGTTGGAAGAAACAGAGTAAAGGCAAAAGGTGAACTCAACTTTCCGGACTTTGATGTTTCTTCAGCAGATATTGTTGTTGCCACATATGAGGGAATTGATTATCTGATTAGAAGCGGCAATTCCAAAGCATTATCTGATTTGGGTGTTGTTTTAATTGATGAAATTCACATGATTGATGATGAGGATAGGGGAACCAGGTTAAACGGTCTGATTAAGCGTCTGAAGAATTTATATCCTAAAACTCAGATTATAGGATTGTCAGCTACCGTTAAAAATCCTGAATTTCTAGCGTCTGAATTCAATATGAAGCTGGTTCAGTATTCACAAAGACCTGTTCCATTACAAAGACACCTTGTATATACTAGAAACGAATCCCAAAAAAGGCATTTGATGAAAAATCTCGTTTTAAAGGAGTTCAATACTAAATCTAAAAAAGGATTCAGAGGACAAACTATCATATTTACAAATTCGAGGCGCAAAACTCATCAGATAGCTAATTTTTTAAACAACAAAAGGATTAATGCTCATGCATACCATGCAGGATTGTCTTATTACAAAAAGGAAAAAATTGAAAAAGACTTTGATAAGGGCAAAATTTCCTGTGTTGTAACAACAGCAGCTCTTGCAGCAGGTGTTGACTTTCCGGCTTCTCAGGTAATATTCGACTCCCTTGTAATGGGAAATAAATGGATTAACCCGAATGAATTCTCACAGATGCTTGGTCGTGCGGGAAGACCGTCATATCATGACAGGGGAATTGTCTATCTATTGCCTGAAGTCGGTAATGAATTTGCAGGCGAATCAGAAGAATCAAAAGCTCTGGATTTGCTGGAAAGCAATAGTGAGGACGTGTTTATTGAATATGATGAGGAATCTGCCTATGAGCAAATCCTTGCAGATATCTCTTCCAATTCGATTAAATCAAAAAAGCAATTAAATGATTTCTACAGGGATATTGATGTTCCTATTTCACTTAAAATAGCCACTGATGAGATGGAGGATTTGGGGTTAATCAGGTATGCTGCCGACAACAGACTGGAAGCCACCAAATATGGAAGGGCAACTTCAGTATCATTTTTATCTGTTGATGAAGCGGAATTCATTAAAAATACTTTAAACGACAGGGAATATCTGAAAAGATATGTCGGCCACTCTCCAATGTATAAGAAAAAGGAAAAGTATGACAAGCTAAAGGTATTGATTTTGGCAATGGCAATGGATTTGGAAATGTTTGAAAATGCATATCTGTCAAGTGTTATTCACAATCAAATTGCAAATGCTCTTAAAATTAAATTTTCAACAAGATTATTTGCAGAATCAACTTTGGATATTATTTCCAGTGGTGAAGCTATAGAAAAAGTGGATAAAAAATTCCAGGATGCATTGATAGCCCTTCAGAGTGATTTTATGCAATGCAGATGTCAGGACAGGCCGTTTTGTTCATGCATGCAAAGGGGAATTTCTGAGGTCATCATTCATGAAAGGCTTAAGGGAAAAGATCCGCAGGACATTTCAACCAAGCTATTTAGAAAATATCAGATTCAAGTTTATCCTGGAGACATTTTCTCATGGTTGGATAATTTCATAAAGAATTTGGATGCAATCAGAAGAATATCAAAGGCATTCAATAAAAACAGCATTGTTAAAAAAACCAGTAGTCTGATTAAAAAGATAGAAAATGGATGA
- a CDS encoding DUF368 domain-containing protein: protein MGSADIIPGVSGGTIALITGIYGRLVESISKIRFGFIKPLLKGDFHAFIEGIFEEIDFKFFIPLILGIGVAFLTLAKLVTYCMEVHTAFTYAFFLGLIIASSVVLFKKLNRVSLKNILFALIGGILTFIFVSLNPIAANHSLPVLFISGVIAICAMILPGISGSFLLLLLGQYEYMLNALHEFHIGELVVFIVGALIGILGFSKILNFLLKNHEEVTMAFLIGVMIGSLRVPGVEIINSVELSLAGLLPCLIVAVIGFVVIVFLETRFDYIE, encoded by the coding sequence ATGGGTTCGGCCGATATTATTCCGGGAGTTTCTGGTGGAACAATAGCCTTAATTACGGGAATTTATGGTCGTTTGGTTGAATCAATTAGTAAAATCCGTTTTGGATTTATAAAACCATTATTAAAAGGGGATTTTCATGCTTTTATAGAGGGAATATTTGAAGAAATTGACTTTAAATTTTTCATCCCGCTTATTTTAGGTATAGGCGTTGCATTTTTAACTCTTGCAAAACTGGTTACCTATTGTATGGAGGTGCACACCGCATTTACCTATGCATTTTTCCTTGGATTAATCATAGCATCTTCTGTAGTCTTATTTAAAAAGCTCAACCGTGTCAGCTTAAAAAATATTTTATTTGCATTAATTGGAGGAATCTTAACATTTATATTTGTAAGTTTAAATCCAATAGCAGCCAATCACTCATTGCCGGTTTTGTTTATCTCCGGAGTGATAGCTATTTGCGCAATGATTTTACCTGGTATTTCAGGTTCATTCCTATTGCTGCTTCTTGGACAGTATGAATATATGTTAAATGCGCTTCATGAATTTCACATTGGTGAACTCGTAGTTTTTATTGTTGGTGCTTTAATTGGGATACTTGGATTTTCAAAAATCTTAAATTTTTTACTTAAAAACCATGAAGAGGTAACCATGGCATTTCTTATTGGTGTAATGATTGGGTCTTTAAGAGTTCCAGGTGTTGAGATTATAAATTCGGTAGAACTGAGTTTGGCAGGTTTGCTTCCATGTTTAATTGTTGCAGTTATCGGTTTTGTCGTTATTGTATTTTTAGAAACTAGATTTGATTATATTGAGTAA
- a CDS encoding MIP/aquaporin family protein — protein MPCNIRKKFFAELLGTFFLVFFGTGAAVITLLVSNSIYPDNVGIGVLGGLGDWIAISFAFGLTVMVGIYVFGKISGAHFNPAVTIGLLVTKNIALVDSIYYIVAQVIGASLGSLALFGCLGSQAVMIGGLGATAPGLGVGYMQAMFAEFIGTFFLMMVVMGVAVDKKAEPGFAGMSIGMTVTAVIVVLGAFTGASINPARTFGPYLMDMILGGQNLWAFYPIYLIGPILGAICAAVAYAYLAKGSGVCDLPQPFKDE, from the coding sequence ATGCCTTGCAATATTAGAAAAAAATTCTTCGCAGAATTACTTGGAACGTTCTTCCTTGTATTTTTCGGTACCGGTGCGGCGGTCATAACTCTTTTAGTGTCCAATTCCATCTATCCGGATAATGTTGGAATTGGTGTTTTGGGAGGTCTTGGTGACTGGATTGCAATTTCCTTTGCATTTGGTCTGACTGTGATGGTTGGAATATATGTATTTGGTAAGATATCAGGCGCACACTTTAATCCTGCTGTAACTATCGGACTTCTTGTAACTAAAAACATAGCTTTAGTTGACAGTATTTACTATATCGTTGCACAGGTAATCGGTGCATCTCTTGGAAGTCTCGCATTGTTCGGATGCTTGGGATCTCAGGCAGTTATGATCGGAGGATTAGGAGCTACCGCTCCGGGACTTGGTGTCGGATATATGCAGGCAATGTTTGCAGAATTCATAGGGACATTCTTTTTAATGATGGTTGTGATGGGTGTTGCAGTTGATAAAAAAGCGGAACCTGGTTTTGCAGGAATGTCAATTGGTATGACAGTTACTGCTGTAATTGTTGTTTTAGGAGCATTTACCGGCGCTTCAATTAACCCTGCACGTACATTTGGACCATATTTAATGGATATGATTCTGGGAGGTCAAAACCTTTGGGCATTCTATCCTATTTACTTGATTGGACCTATTCTTGGTGCAATTTGTGCAGCAGTTGCATATGCATACCTTGCAAAGGGCAGCGGAGTTTGTGATCTTCCACAGCCATTTAAAGACGAATAA
- a CDS encoding DUF2193 domain-containing protein, with product MKELYEKMINESMAAQNADIAVISENRYNDFKIADAKPYADAVSNMKALDTQAESVIDLHKESVKNHFEILSSITDTLECEDDPFIEHFQTPPILEILCEEDGEFADSVDEFIKAIADSEALIAKESIRRYGGFYGPTCVVDFALMPGSTSNVVNQILTKMDIPVHHKQAILSAKSWGMNTSYGIGDAFANAIEDGFTAAQATEKEIETLQLIYKTPVEGQGILMDDANHSSFDVRDYMGKYKKAMRSVVKAAMDDGVHYGNIVTVPAYCVGDIGHHIGQSTYNMCKDDVTMAVIQATAGVIENSLRNNLDKFKSPFDVLKLSTGSSACATELLFELDSFTAPMVVDLLNKRFHNFVQQNPKRGAAAELHNCDFMDMIYRGFNALSNARKVSSAPALELVPRIRGLEVDLTSIAENEVLMNPQKYTYPACAITVRFSSLMRLADYPCLLTSEPITATMMTNIIALDKETPGSPVRGCKQCASASLADVKHQYCQWREAV from the coding sequence ATGAAAGAGTTATATGAAAAAATGATTAACGAGTCAATGGCTGCTCAAAATGCAGACATTGCAGTTATATCAGAAAATAGGTATAATGACTTTAAAATAGCTGATGCAAAACCATATGCTGATGCTGTTTCAAATATGAAAGCACTTGATACTCAAGCAGAATCTGTAATTGATTTGCACAAGGAATCTGTTAAAAACCATTTTGAGATTTTATCTTCCATTACAGACACTTTGGAATGTGAAGATGATCCTTTTATTGAACATTTCCAAACACCGCCTATATTGGAGATATTGTGCGAAGAAGATGGGGAATTTGCAGACAGTGTAGATGAGTTCATCAAGGCTATTGCCGATTCAGAAGCATTAATTGCTAAAGAGTCCATTAGAAGATACGGTGGATTTTATGGCCCTACCTGTGTAGTTGACTTTGCTTTAATGCCTGGAAGTACAAGCAATGTTGTAAACCAGATATTAACTAAAATGGATATTCCTGTTCATCACAAGCAGGCAATCCTATCTGCAAAATCTTGGGGTATGAATACTTCATATGGTATTGGAGATGCATTTGCCAATGCTATCGAGGACGGTTTTACAGCTGCTCAAGCAACTGAAAAAGAAATCGAAACATTGCAATTGATTTATAAGACTCCGGTTGAAGGGCAAGGTATCTTAATGGATGATGCAAACCACTCTTCCTTTGATGTAAGGGATTATATGGGCAAATACAAAAAAGCGATGAGAAGCGTAGTTAAAGCGGCAATGGATGACGGTGTTCACTACGGAAATATCGTAACAGTACCTGCATACTGTGTTGGAGATATTGGACATCACATCGGCCAGTCCACCTACAATATGTGTAAGGACGATGTGACAATGGCCGTTATCCAGGCTACTGCAGGTGTTATTGAAAATTCATTAAGAAACAATCTTGACAAATTCAAATCTCCATTTGATGTGTTAAAACTTTCAACCGGTTCATCTGCATGTGCAACTGAATTATTGTTTGAACTTGACAGTTTTACTGCTCCGATGGTTGTTGATTTGTTGAATAAAAGATTCCATAACTTCGTTCAACAGAATCCGAAAAGGGGTGCTGCTGCCGAGTTACACAATTGCGACTTTATGGACATGATATATAGAGGATTCAATGCTTTGAGCAATGCAAGAAAGGTAAGCTCTGCTCCTGCTTTGGAACTTGTTCCGAGAATTAGAGGTCTTGAAGTTGATTTAACTTCCATTGCAGAAAATGAAGTGCTGATGAACCCGCAAAAATACACTTATCCTGCATGTGCTATTACAGTCAGATTCTCATCACTCATGAGACTGGCAGACTATCCGTGTCTTTTAACATCAGAACCTATTACTGCAACAATGATGACAAACATTATTGCACTTGATAAGGAAACACCGGGTTCTCCTGTTAGGGGATGTAAGCAATGTGCTTCAGCATCACTGGCGGATGTAAAACATCAGTACTGTCAATGGAGAGAAGCTGTGTAG
- a CDS encoding rubredoxin — protein sequence MTVYVCLHCEYSFDTEKGDPSYNIPAGATPADMPDDWACPECAALGVEAFIAEDE from the coding sequence ATGACTGTATATGTATGTTTACATTGCGAATATAGTTTCGACACAGAAAAAGGTGACCCTTCATACAACATTCCTGCCGGAGCAACCCCTGCAGACATGCCTGATGACTGGGCTTGCCCTGAATGTGCTGCTTTAGGTGTTGAAGCATTTATTGCCGAAGACGAATAA